In Corynebacterium afermentans subsp. afermentans, a genomic segment contains:
- a CDS encoding DUF2017 domain-containing protein, with translation MQPWRKKKGLMRSTPKYTTVFDPMEREVIGDLTATVSEALIARAQSAPKDEFAEMLGVATGHTEAPEDPRLARLLPDFEREGDEEFDGDNGLLRSLHENDIIKAKLVNLQVINAALGPTGGVEVAIEEGEAHQFIAALNDMRLYASADDSGSEAAREDRQRLIDWLAYCQDSLLEALMG, from the coding sequence ATGCAGCCGTGGCGTAAAAAGAAGGGCCTGATGCGCTCGACGCCGAAGTACACCACCGTTTTTGACCCGATGGAGCGCGAGGTCATCGGCGACCTCACCGCCACCGTGTCCGAGGCGCTGATCGCACGCGCTCAGTCCGCGCCGAAGGACGAGTTCGCGGAGATGCTCGGCGTCGCCACCGGGCACACCGAGGCGCCTGAGGACCCGCGCCTGGCGCGCCTTCTGCCCGATTTCGAGCGCGAGGGCGACGAGGAGTTCGACGGCGACAACGGCCTGCTGCGCAGCCTGCACGAAAACGACATCATCAAGGCCAAGCTGGTCAACCTGCAGGTGATCAACGCCGCGCTCGGCCCCACCGGCGGCGTGGAGGTGGCCATCGAAGAGGGCGAGGCCCACCAGTTCATCGCCGCGCTCAACGACATGCGCCTGTACGCCTCCGCGGACGATTCCGGCAGCGAGGCCGCGCGCGAGGACCGCCAGCGCCTGATCGACTGGTTGGCCTATTGCCAGGACTCTCTCCTCGAAGCTCTCATGGGCTAG
- a CDS encoding rhomboid family intramembrane serine protease has product MSDHNHTPEGWGYGQTGQPGYGKPFQRPFSHPEWQQPAFSEPVQPYNPYATPQQQQQGRNGQPQYNQTRGTKRVPKRKAQRSTGLNLAGGFLATIWVVFILELVFPWLQAFGIHPLDVSSLPLIFTSPLLHANLEHIISNSIPGAIFAFLVGYSGKRVFWEVTTFVVIIGGLGTWLLGGVGTNHIGASGLVYGWLAYLIIRGFFNRSISQIITGVVLGFFYSGLIFGLLPGTEGVSWQAHLFGAIGGFIAGMVITSDDPPELVAKREAKARSLQPPGQR; this is encoded by the coding sequence ATGAGCGATCACAACCACACCCCCGAGGGCTGGGGCTACGGCCAGACCGGGCAGCCGGGTTACGGGAAGCCGTTCCAGCGACCGTTCTCGCACCCGGAGTGGCAGCAGCCGGCGTTTAGCGAGCCCGTCCAGCCGTACAACCCGTACGCGACCCCGCAGCAGCAGCAGCAGGGCCGTAACGGCCAGCCCCAATACAACCAAACCCGCGGAACGAAACGGGTGCCGAAGCGAAAGGCGCAGCGCAGCACGGGCCTGAATCTCGCCGGCGGCTTCCTTGCCACGATCTGGGTTGTGTTCATCCTGGAGCTGGTGTTCCCGTGGTTGCAGGCGTTTGGCATCCACCCGCTGGACGTGTCTTCCCTGCCGTTGATCTTCACCTCGCCGCTGTTGCACGCGAACCTGGAGCACATCATCTCCAACTCGATCCCCGGCGCAATTTTCGCGTTCCTGGTGGGGTATTCGGGTAAGCGGGTGTTCTGGGAGGTCACCACGTTTGTGGTGATCATCGGCGGCCTTGGCACCTGGCTGCTGGGTGGTGTGGGCACGAACCACATCGGCGCGTCCGGCCTGGTGTACGGCTGGTTGGCGTATCTGATCATCCGTGGCTTTTTCAACCGCTCTATCAGCCAGATCATCACCGGCGTCGTACTCGGCTTTTTCTACTCCGGCCTGATCTTCGGGCTGCTGCCGGGCACGGAGGGTGTGAGCTGGCAGGCTCACCTGTTCGGCGCTATCGGCGGGTTTATCGCTGGCATGGTGATCACCTCCGACGACCCGCCGGAGCTGGTGGCGAAGCGCGAGGCCAAAGCGCGTTCATTGCAGCCTCCAGGGCAGCGATAG
- a CDS encoding peptidyl-tRNA hydrolase encodes MARVTDPNIASAHRLLQQRVSGDYKARSEDPDDPQSVQAMQLAINLPKQDPPSRNQVLADAARAAVAVCLDPRAGEDGFWREALDAWYSHRIRKVARRARNKAWDDVHALPGVTVGNVRAFAPSAVSEVPHAIAKLQIKGTEIEPGEVLPLDSEAPLIALDASLQMSAGKAAAQAGHASMLLAAARETAWVQQWAQAGFPLNVREMPREEFAELAARPEAVAVRDAGFTEVAPGSTTAIAIA; translated from the coding sequence ATGGCGCGGGTGACTGACCCGAACATCGCATCCGCCCACCGTCTCCTCCAGCAGCGCGTCTCGGGGGACTACAAGGCCCGCTCCGAGGACCCGGACGACCCGCAGTCGGTGCAAGCGATGCAATTGGCCATCAACCTGCCCAAGCAGGATCCGCCGAGCCGCAACCAGGTGCTTGCAGACGCCGCCCGCGCCGCCGTTGCGGTGTGCCTAGACCCGCGCGCGGGAGAGGACGGGTTTTGGCGCGAGGCGTTGGACGCCTGGTACTCCCACCGCATCCGTAAAGTGGCCCGCCGCGCCCGCAACAAGGCCTGGGACGATGTGCACGCGCTGCCCGGGGTGACCGTCGGCAACGTGCGCGCGTTTGCCCCCTCGGCGGTCTCTGAGGTGCCGCACGCGATTGCGAAGCTGCAGATCAAGGGCACGGAGATCGAACCGGGGGAGGTGCTCCCGCTCGACTCAGAGGCGCCGCTAATCGCACTCGACGCGTCGCTGCAGATGTCTGCGGGTAAGGCCGCGGCGCAGGCCGGCCACGCTTCGATGCTGCTGGCGGCCGCACGTGAGACGGCCTGGGTGCAGCAGTGGGCGCAAGCCGGTTTCCCGCTGAACGTGCGCGAGATGCCCCGCGAGGAGTTCGCTGAGCTTGCCGCACGCCCCGAGGCGGTGGCGGTGCGCGACGCGGGGTTCACCGAGGTTGCGCCCGGCTCCACCACAGCGATTGCTATCGCTTAG
- a CDS encoding nicotinate phosphoribosyltransferase → MNDTPTHSTGTQGSTAFFTDMYELTMLDAAIKDGTAQRDCVFEVFGRRMPNERRYGVVAGTERVLDAITKFRFTKDQLDTADFLSPEAREYLENYKFSGQIDGYREGELYFPYSPIMTVRGTFAECVILETVLLSILNSDSAVASAASRMVSAADGRPIIEMGSRRTNEQAAVSAARATYIAGFNATSNMEASLRYGIPASGTSAHSWTLLHVDEDGNPDEKAAFRGQIDSLGVDTTLLVDTYDITKGVENALEVGGTELGAVRIDSGDLGIVSRRVRKQLDEAGAFNTRIIVSSDLDEFAIAGLRGDPVDGFGVGTSVVTGSGAPTAGLVYKLVEVDGHPVAKRSSGKVTYGGGKTALRAYRSSGVAVGEVIHPLGVDVPRKPNLEYREMTVPLIRDGEIVDGQPGIEEIRELHAAARKTLPWEGLALSRGEVAIPTKFVGFPEPTE, encoded by the coding sequence ATGAACGACACTCCCACGCACTCCACCGGCACGCAGGGCTCCACCGCGTTTTTCACGGACATGTACGAGCTGACCATGCTCGATGCCGCCATCAAGGACGGCACCGCACAGCGCGACTGTGTTTTCGAGGTCTTCGGCCGCCGCATGCCTAACGAGCGCCGCTACGGCGTGGTCGCTGGCACCGAGCGGGTGCTCGACGCGATCACCAAGTTCCGCTTCACCAAGGACCAGCTGGACACCGCGGACTTCCTCTCCCCTGAGGCGCGCGAGTACCTGGAAAACTACAAGTTCTCCGGGCAGATCGACGGCTACCGCGAGGGCGAACTGTACTTCCCGTACTCGCCGATCATGACGGTGCGCGGCACGTTCGCGGAGTGCGTGATCTTAGAGACGGTCCTTTTGTCCATCCTCAACTCCGATTCCGCCGTCGCCTCAGCAGCGTCGCGCATGGTCTCTGCCGCGGACGGGCGCCCGATCATCGAGATGGGCTCGCGCCGCACCAACGAGCAGGCGGCCGTCTCCGCCGCGCGCGCGACCTACATCGCCGGCTTCAACGCCACCTCCAACATGGAGGCCTCCCTGCGCTACGGCATCCCCGCCTCCGGCACCTCCGCCCACTCCTGGACGCTGTTGCACGTGGACGAGGACGGCAACCCGGACGAGAAGGCCGCGTTCAGGGGCCAAATCGACTCCCTCGGGGTGGACACCACGCTGCTGGTGGACACCTACGACATCACCAAGGGCGTGGAAAACGCGCTCGAGGTCGGCGGCACCGAGCTGGGTGCGGTGCGCATCGACTCTGGCGATTTGGGCATCGTCTCTAGGCGGGTGCGCAAGCAGCTGGACGAGGCCGGGGCGTTCAACACCCGCATCATCGTCAGTTCTGACCTGGACGAATTCGCCATTGCTGGCCTGCGCGGCGATCCGGTGGACGGATTCGGCGTGGGCACCTCCGTGGTCACCGGCTCCGGCGCGCCCACCGCGGGCCTGGTGTACAAGCTGGTGGAGGTGGACGGCCACCCCGTGGCCAAGCGCTCCTCCGGCAAAGTCACCTACGGTGGCGGCAAGACCGCCCTGCGCGCGTACCGCTCCTCCGGCGTGGCCGTCGGCGAGGTTATCCACCCGCTCGGTGTGGACGTGCCGCGCAAGCCGAACCTGGAGTACCGCGAGATGACGGTGCCGCTGATCCGCGACGGCGAAATCGTGGACGGCCAGCCCGGCATCGAGGAGATCCGCGAGCTGCACGCGGCCGCCCGCAAGACGCTGCCGTGGGAGGGCCTGGCCCTATCGCGCGGCGAGGTGGCCATCCCGACGAAGTTCGTCGGCTTCCCGGAGCCCACCGAGTAG
- a CDS encoding ATP-dependent DNA helicase: MAADEPLTQSTTDLLAAAVESLSGSRRPGQVKMAKAVTNALGSERHLAVQAGTGTGKSLAYLVPAIRHAQAHGTTVVVSTATIALQRQLVDRDLPRLADALEPLLPERPTFAIQKGRNNYLCKHKLMLDNAPSESLIEEEDLSWLGKHVKRVSEWAQNTETGDRDDLVPGVPDMAWRQVSVTSNECLGATRCPHGEECFAELARERTKDVDIVVTNHALLAIDALADVAVLPEHDAVIIDEAHELDGRITSVATSEISARALAMAARRAGKLGAERDTLEGVIDDFTAAIDLESPGRWETISEPARGAFAALRDALWKTRTAISDAPPGESENDPEKFAERANLRNHLEDLHDAVVRILEVFDEPDPAKHSDVVWLTRSERYGDSVSVAPLSVAGLLHERLFGEKTVVLTSATLTVGGNFNAMAASWGLPQGSWDSLDAGTPFDPRKSGILYTARHLPTPGRDGLSAETLDEIAELITAAGGRTLGLFSSRRAAEQAAEAMRSRLPFDILLQGEDSTGTLVDTFAKSENSCLFGTLTLWQGVDVPGSACSLVIIDRIPFPRPDDPLLQARSNAADAAGRSGFMEVSATHASLLMAQGAGRLLRSVDDRGVVAVLDNRLVTKRYGSFIRRSLPAFWDTTDAETVRGALRRLVAKR; the protein is encoded by the coding sequence GTGGCTGCAGACGAACCACTCACCCAGTCCACCACCGACCTGCTCGCCGCCGCGGTCGAGTCCCTCAGCGGCTCGCGCCGCCCCGGCCAGGTGAAGATGGCCAAGGCGGTGACCAACGCACTCGGCTCCGAGCGCCACCTGGCTGTGCAGGCGGGCACGGGCACCGGCAAGTCCCTGGCCTACCTCGTCCCCGCCATCCGGCACGCCCAGGCGCACGGCACCACCGTGGTCGTCTCCACGGCGACGATCGCGCTGCAGCGGCAGCTGGTGGATAGGGATTTGCCCCGGCTGGCAGACGCGCTTGAGCCGCTGTTGCCTGAGCGCCCCACCTTCGCCATTCAGAAGGGCCGCAACAACTACCTGTGCAAGCACAAACTGATGCTGGATAACGCGCCTTCGGAGTCCCTCATCGAGGAAGAGGACCTGTCCTGGCTGGGTAAGCACGTCAAGCGCGTGTCCGAATGGGCGCAGAACACTGAGACGGGCGACCGCGACGATCTGGTCCCCGGCGTACCGGACATGGCGTGGCGGCAGGTGTCCGTGACCTCCAACGAGTGCCTGGGTGCAACCCGCTGCCCGCACGGCGAGGAGTGCTTCGCGGAGCTCGCGCGCGAGCGCACCAAGGACGTGGACATTGTGGTGACCAACCACGCGCTTTTGGCTATCGACGCGCTCGCGGACGTGGCCGTGCTACCCGAGCACGACGCCGTGATCATCGACGAGGCCCACGAGCTCGACGGCCGCATCACCTCGGTTGCCACCTCCGAGATCTCCGCCCGTGCCCTGGCGATGGCCGCCCGCCGCGCTGGCAAGCTGGGAGCGGAGCGGGACACGCTCGAGGGTGTTATCGACGACTTCACCGCCGCCATCGACCTGGAGTCCCCGGGGCGCTGGGAGACCATCTCGGAGCCGGCCCGAGGCGCTTTCGCCGCGCTTCGCGACGCCCTGTGGAAGACCCGCACCGCCATCTCCGACGCCCCTCCCGGCGAGTCCGAGAACGACCCCGAGAAGTTCGCGGAACGCGCCAACCTGCGCAACCACCTCGAGGACCTGCACGACGCGGTGGTGCGCATCCTGGAGGTCTTCGACGAACCAGACCCCGCAAAGCACTCGGACGTGGTTTGGCTGACACGCTCGGAGCGCTACGGCGACTCCGTCTCCGTCGCGCCCCTGTCCGTGGCGGGTCTGCTGCACGAGAGGCTCTTTGGCGAGAAGACGGTGGTGCTCACATCAGCCACCTTGACCGTGGGCGGCAACTTCAACGCTATGGCCGCTTCCTGGGGCCTGCCGCAGGGCTCCTGGGACTCGCTTGACGCCGGCACGCCGTTCGATCCGCGCAAGTCCGGCATCCTCTACACCGCGCGCCACCTGCCCACACCGGGCCGCGACGGGCTGTCCGCAGAGACGTTGGACGAGATCGCGGAGCTGATCACCGCCGCCGGCGGGCGCACCCTCGGGCTGTTCTCCTCCCGCCGCGCCGCCGAGCAGGCCGCCGAAGCCATGCGCTCGCGCCTGCCCTTCGACATCCTGCTCCAGGGCGAGGACTCCACCGGCACGCTGGTGGACACGTTCGCCAAAAGCGAGAACTCCTGCCTGTTTGGCACGCTTACCCTCTGGCAGGGCGTGGACGTGCCGGGCAGCGCGTGTTCGCTGGTGATCATCGACCGCATCCCCTTCCCCCGTCCCGACGATCCCCTGCTGCAGGCGCGCTCCAACGCCGCGGATGCCGCGGGCCGTTCCGGCTTCATGGAGGTCTCCGCCACGCACGCATCCCTGCTCATGGCGCAGGGCGCGGGCAGGCTCTTGCGGTCTGTCGACGACCGCGGGGTTGTCGCCGTGTTAGACAACCGGTTGGTGACAAAGCGTTACGGGTCGTTCATCCGGCGCAGCCTCCCGGCGTTCTGGGACACCACGGACGCGGAAACTGTGCGCGGGGCGCTGCGCAGGCTCGTGGCTAAGCGATAG
- the clpS gene encoding ATP-dependent Clp protease adapter ClpS, translating into MGSPLATPELDEALDVDVATSENLPWLCIVWDDPVNLMSYVTYVFQTVLGYDRKRATELMMQVHTEGKAVVSSGEKDKVETDVKKLHTAGLWATMQQAG; encoded by the coding sequence ATGGGTTCGCCGCTGGCAACCCCGGAGTTGGACGAGGCCCTTGACGTGGACGTGGCCACGAGCGAGAACCTGCCGTGGCTGTGCATCGTGTGGGATGACCCAGTCAACCTGATGAGCTACGTCACCTACGTGTTCCAGACCGTGCTGGGGTATGACCGCAAGCGCGCCACCGAGCTGATGATGCAGGTCCACACCGAGGGCAAGGCCGTGGTGTCCTCGGGCGAGAAGGACAAGGTGGAAACCGACGTGAAGAAGCTGCACACCGCGGGCCTGTGGGCCACGATGCAGCAGGCAGGGTAG
- a CDS encoding IS30 family transposase, whose translation MKTQAGHAPADYAEDRVKVGRGVRLSYEDRLTIQHGCSQGMSARQIATLLGRHHSVISREIARNGWEVVGEDGEATVYYNARQAGLGAKARACRPKVRKLDDNPALRAVVVTCLARRWSPGRISVWLQHAFADDESMRISHEAIYSALYIQGKGSLRAELEAVMKTQDVLIRGGKRRKARPRNAGVLTGKPWIKGAEITKRSPEADDRAIPGHWEGDLVIGTGGKSALITLVERTSRYTLLGHLPTEHTSMTVIETIQQMVKDLNAEQLKTITWDQGVEMAETARVRIKDGCEVYFCDPHAPWQRPTNENTNGEIRRRFYKKGTDFAEVTPEHVAWVQDELNDTPRQVLGGATPREILQQIFNRGALTA comes from the coding sequence ATGAAAACGCAAGCAGGCCACGCGCCTGCCGACTATGCCGAGGACCGTGTGAAAGTCGGCCGCGGGGTCCGACTGTCGTATGAAGACCGCCTGACGATCCAACATGGGTGCAGCCAGGGAATGTCAGCCAGGCAGATCGCAACGCTGCTGGGGCGCCACCACAGCGTGATCAGCCGGGAAATCGCCCGCAACGGGTGGGAAGTTGTCGGCGAAGACGGTGAGGCCACGGTGTACTACAACGCCCGGCAAGCCGGCCTGGGCGCCAAGGCGCGTGCGTGCCGGCCGAAGGTGCGCAAGCTTGACGACAACCCGGCACTTCGTGCTGTGGTGGTGACGTGTCTTGCCCGCCGGTGGTCGCCCGGGCGCATCAGTGTGTGGCTTCAGCATGCTTTCGCCGATGATGAAAGCATGCGTATTTCCCACGAAGCGATCTACAGTGCCTTGTACATCCAGGGCAAAGGCAGCTTGCGCGCCGAGCTTGAAGCGGTGATGAAGACCCAAGATGTGCTCATCCGCGGCGGCAAGCGGCGAAAAGCCCGGCCCCGTAATGCCGGTGTGCTCACCGGTAAGCCGTGGATCAAAGGCGCTGAGATCACCAAGCGCAGCCCAGAGGCTGACGACCGGGCAATCCCCGGGCACTGGGAAGGCGATCTTGTTATCGGCACCGGCGGCAAAAGCGCGCTGATTACCCTGGTGGAGCGCACCAGCCGCTACACCCTGCTTGGTCATCTGCCCACCGAACACACATCGATGACGGTGATTGAAACGATCCAGCAGATGGTCAAAGACCTCAACGCTGAACAGCTCAAGACCATCACCTGGGATCAAGGCGTGGAAATGGCTGAAACCGCACGTGTGCGCATCAAAGACGGCTGCGAGGTGTACTTTTGCGATCCGCACGCGCCGTGGCAGCGGCCGACCAACGAGAACACCAACGGTGAGATCCGCCGCCGCTTCTACAAAAAGGGCACCGACTTCGCCGAAGTAACCCCCGAGCACGTCGCCTGGGTACAAGACGAACTCAACGACACACCACGACAAGTCCTCGGCGGAGCAACCCCACGTGAGATACTCCAGCAAATATTCAATCGTGGCGCATTAACCGCTTGA